The nucleotide sequence AAATGTTGAAATTTAATCAAGTCAATTTCACAATAGAAGCTTATATTAGGCAACACACGCTGTCTATCTATGGAATCAAACAAGCCGTTGCTTAGTTGATACAATATCCATCATCTGCTTTCGCCCTACATTTTACAGGTATTTTGCTTCGCCGCGTGAAAATCGGGAGTCCAAACCTTGTGCCTTCTTGATTATAGACCGCTTCTGAGCCTCGTCGAATCTGTTCACCTGCAGATCTACGTCACGGCTGAAGGGACGACGTTCTTTCTTTTCGTCATCTTTTTCATCCTTCTgaaatacacaattttatgtTAGAGGCACAATGAGTCATTAATGTAAACTATTAGTAGAATTAGGTGATTTTTAAACAtacctttttcttcttcttcaacTTCTTTTGATGCATATCCAATAAACTTTCATCTCTTTTATGCTTCTTTTTGTGTTTCCTATAAAAAGAGgaagaatatttttataaataaaattctccctttatttaaaaaaataaataagaataataatgtaaaaatgactaaattataaaattgtttacgttatatttttaaagttcaGTAGAAAAAGAAAGATCTTCTTTTATTCGCTTATAGCTTATTTCAAGCCTCATtttcaaagtatttttattcacaaaacgatgcttgcttaagtgaagcagcaaatcgaacgcacagcgttgaatagagctctttgaCTGGTTGGTATGTCACtgtgtgcgtccacgcgcattgtgcGACATtctagtaatgtttgtgaacacgggcgaTAGTCTTATATCGTAACTTACTTGACCGCCATCTCCTGCTGCTCATCCCTGCTGGAGATGGCGCGAGCCCTGGCTTCCCTCTGCAGGGCGGCGTCGGAGTCCTCTTCCTTGGCTATGCCGGCAGCTTTACGTGCCTTTTCTTCAGGGGTGTCGGTCCAACTAGATCTGAAACCGTATGCTAGGTGATGAGTATGCCACTAGTGATGAAATGCATGAAATGCAGACTTTTTCAATaatgaattaaattaattttatattggaAAGGTAAACAACACATTATTTTTACAGTGGAATACCCTTCTAAATTGGTAGAAATACTCAACAGCTCCATAAACAGTGGCTAAAATATTCCAAAATTTCTTACCTATCTGACATATCAGGTCCCTCTTTGGCCCTGAAGCTGCGTGCCTCCAAGCCAAGGTATTTAGCTTTCCCTTCTGGCAACTCCAACATCCATTGTTCTCTGGACTTTACATTAGATCTGTCCAATGAGTGTCCCTCTATCTTCCTTATCTTCATGTCCAGAGCTCTTTCTTCAAGATGACGATGAGCATCCGACCATTTCTCCTCTGATCCTGAAGGAAGGGGTCCAATTCCCATATCTTCATCAGAACTCACATATTCTTGAGGATCTCTCTCTGAGAGAACTTTCCTCATGTTCTCTGGAATTGATGGccctaaaaatttaaaataacattagaCTTGTTCCTAGTTAAAATGAAATATGTAAAAGAACAAAATTGTATGAATAGGATTACCTatatgttttggtttcctgtcCAAGTGAGGAGGTAAAGCTGGTCCTTCCAAAACTGGAGACTTTGACCTTGAATGTTTATCTAAATGTGGAGGCAAGGCTGGTCCACATACATCCCTCTTACTATCTGATTTGTGCACTGATCGCTTCAACTTATGTCTCAAGTCATTTGGGTCTATTTCATACTGCTCCTGGGAGTCATCATCGCTTATAATTTCCCCCTCTTCACCACTTTCTTTCTGACTATTCTTTTGAGTCGAAGAAACTTCTGGCACACTGTTAGGCTCCTCAGCTTTAGTGTTACTAGGAATATCAGTGGTGCTGCTTACTTCAACTGTGGCTGTATCTTGCTCACTTTCCTTTCCAGACTTTGAGTGCCTTTTCTTGTGTTTCTTTTTGTGCTTTTTCCTTTTAGATTTATGCAGTTCTTTTTCTAAATTTAAAAGCTTAGCTCTGAGTTTTTCATCATCAGAAGAGTCTATTTCGCTTGACTCTTCAGATTTTTCTTTGACCACAGCAGGGATTAAGCTGTAGTAAGAGCCTGGTTGCACTTCATCTGACGGATCACTATGTTCTTCCACAATTATAGGACTCTCACTCTTTCTTTTCCTTGATTCTGTAGCAGGAGGTCTATAGATTTCTGATCTTTTACTTCTATGATCAGGAGATATTGATTCTAAATCTCTTgatctaccaactttttcagGATATTTTTCTTCAACAGTAATATTACGCAAGATTTCCTCCTTCATGTCTCGTTTGCGTTCAGGTGATCTTGCAGTTCTTGGTCTGGAAAGTTTACTTTTTTCTCGGCTATCACTTCTTTCTTGAGGTTTAGCTCTACTTCTTGAATCTACCTCATGTCTGGATCTTTCATGTGATCGTCTATCTTCTCTAGAATTTCTTCTTCTAACTGGCGATATTCTTTTGGCTGGGGAAGTTCTCCGGGTTGGTGAGCTTCTTTTTACTGGTGGGCTTCTTCTTACAGGAGAACTTCTTCTAGCAGGCGAGGTTCTTCTAATCGGTGAATGTCTTCTAAATGGTGAGCTTCTTCTACCTGGTGAGCTCCTTCTGACAGGTGAACTTCTTCTACCTGGCGGGCTCCTTCTACTTGGTGAGTTTCTGGAGTATCTACTCCTATCACGATCTCTAGCATGTTTATCAAAACGATCCCTTTCATTTCTGGATTTTTCAAAATCCCTACTAAACCTTTCATTTTCAGGCCTGCCTCTTACTGAACGTGTACTATCTTCATTGCgcctatttttatttgaatcatCTTGAGGTTTGGATCTGCATTTAAATCTACCAGTTTCTGAATCACTGCTAGATTCGTCTGAAAGCATTTTCCAacctaaaaaaaagaaaaaaggatATCAGTATtgaatcaaaaaaattttttctttaaatactaACTTTATTTTGTACAAGTGACTTAGGGATAGGTTTATTTATATACAATAAtagaattaaaacatttttgctATTTTCTTAGCACTGTAACGGATTGATTTTATCACTCCCGCTGTCATTATTCCTTTCAAAGATTGCCTCACACTGGATTGCCATACCAAGTCTTTGAGTATTTGTCTCAGAATTACAGCACAATCAATGTCGTAAGCAACAGCTCGGAGGACATCTTCCATATCCTGCTGCAGACCTCCATGGTTCCAGAATTTCACTATCCTCTGTTGAGGCACCATGGGCAGTTGCATCAAATGATGTAATTTGGTCTCTGGATGAATGTCCTGATGGCATTGTGCATCTCCAGTAGGGAAATCCACATATGTGTGAAACTGTTGCAGGATAGGTTTGTACAATTCCCTAAAATTCAATAGTTGTGGCTGCACAATATTTCTGACTTTATTCTTATTCTCTCCAAATGTCATTCTAAAATCCCCAGCGTAACTCAAGTTAGAAATGGCAAAATAGAAGTCATATTCAGAAAATGATTCGGGTAGAATAAGTAGTGCAGTGTGAACAGCTGATCTTAGGTTGCATTGCAAGGCATTCTGCAACTGAGAGCTGTTGGTTTGTTTGATGATCTCTACTGGTTTATGGAGCCGACCTGATAGATATAAATCATTCCAATCAAGGAGATCAGCTATCAGATCTTTCTGTGAGACTACACCATACTTGATTGTGACATTTTCTTCTTTCATTTCAACTAAAGTGTTAAAATAAACTTTGGCTCCCCAATTCTCTTGGAATCTTGCAATGAAGCCTTTGCCAAGGTACCGAAGAGCAGAATAATGAGACGGGTTCATTTCGATGTTCGCTCCGTGCCATCGATGAGAGTTTTCGACGCAGTAGATCAAATCAATCATGTTGTGTTTCTTTTGGTTGCCAATTTGAGGTTTTACGGCCGACCCGTATGCAAAACAAAACGTGAAGTTTTGAGGGAATTTTGACAAAATCCTATAATACAA is from Ostrinia nubilalis chromosome 2, ilOstNubi1.1, whole genome shotgun sequence and encodes:
- the LOC135083361 gene encoding phosphatidate cytidylyltransferase, mitochondrial, with the translated sequence MASTVAKAVGVIKDVSPLYYRILSKFPQNFTFCFAYGSAVKPQIGNQKKHNMIDLIYCVENSHRWHGANIEMNPSHYSALRYLGKGFIARFQENWGAKVYFNTLVEMKEENVTIKYGVVSQKDLIADLLDWNDLYLSGRLHKPVEIIKQTNSSQLQNALQCNLRSAVHTALLILPESFSEYDFYFAISNLSYAGDFRMTFGENKNKVRNIVQPQLLNFRELYKPILQQFHTYVDFPTGDAQCHQDIHPETKLHHLMQLPMVPQQRIVKFWNHGGLQQDMEDVLRAVAYDIDCAVILRQILKDLVWQSSVRQSLKGIMTAGVIKSIRYSAKKIAKMF
- the LOC135083352 gene encoding serine/arginine repetitive matrix protein 2; its protein translation is MLSDESSSDSETGRFKCRSKPQDDSNKNRRNEDSTRSVRGRPENERFSRDFEKSRNERDRFDKHARDRDRSRYSRNSPSRRSPPGRRSSPVRRSSPGRRSSPFRRHSPIRRTSPARRSSPVRRSPPVKRSSPTRRTSPAKRISPVRRRNSREDRRSHERSRHEVDSRSRAKPQERSDSREKSKLSRPRTARSPERKRDMKEEILRNITVEEKYPEKVGRSRDLESISPDHRSKRSEIYRPPATESRKRKSESPIIVEEHSDPSDEVQPGSYYSLIPAVVKEKSEESSEIDSSDDEKLRAKLLNLEKELHKSKRKKHKKKHKKRHSKSGKESEQDTATVEVSSTTDIPSNTKAEEPNSVPEVSSTQKNSQKESGEEGEIISDDDSQEQYEIDPNDLRHKLKRSVHKSDSKRDVCGPALPPHLDKHSRSKSPVLEGPALPPHLDRKPKHIGPSIPENMRKVLSERDPQEYVSSDEDMGIGPLPSGSEEKWSDAHRHLEERALDMKIRKIEGHSLDRSNVKSREQWMLELPEGKAKYLGLEARSFRAKEGPDMSDRSSWTDTPEEKARKAAGIAKEEDSDAALQREARARAISSRDEQQEMAVKKHKKKHKRDESLLDMHQKKLKKKKKKDEKDDEKKERRPFSRDVDLQVNRFDEAQKRSIIKKAQGLDSRFSRGEAKYL